The following proteins are co-located in the Accipiter gentilis chromosome 27, bAccGen1.1, whole genome shotgun sequence genome:
- the MC2R gene encoding adrenocorticotropic hormone receptor produces the protein MSSERPSNLIKHPGQTSIPSLENISDFSLNITDCTQVMVPEEVFFTVAAAGILENLLVLIAVVRNKNLHLPMYFFICSLAISDMLGSLYKTLENIFIILCKMGYLTRRGDFEKKLDDAMDSMFILSLLGSIFSLLAIAADRYITIFYALRYHNIMTLRRALVILAIIWTFCAGSSIAIALFSYEAATVIPFTILFPLMMFFILCLYVHMFLLARSHAKKIASLPTSTVHQRTNMKGAITLTIFLGVFLCCWAPFVLHILLARFCPHNPYCACYMSIFHVNGTLIMCNAIIDPMIFAFRSPELRSTFKKMFCCARSNWNW, from the coding sequence ATGAGCTCTGAGAGACCTTCCAACCTAATCAAACACCCAGGGCAGACAAGCATTCCTTCCCTTGAAAATATAAGTGATTTCTCCTTAAATATCACTGACTGCACCCAGGTCATGGTGCCAGAGGAAgtttttttcactgttgctgctgctggaatACTGGAGAATCTGCTTGTCCTTATTGCTGTTGTTAGAAATAAGAATTTGCATTTGCCCATGTACTTCTTCATTTGCAGCTTAGCCATTTCAGACATGTTAGGTAGCTTGTACAAAACTCTGGAGAACATCTTTATCATCTTGTGCAAAATGGGGTACCTGACACGTCGTGGGGATTTTGAGAAAAAGCTGGATGATGCCATGGATTCCATGTTCATTCTGTCTTTACTGGGGTCAATTTTCAGCTTGTTAGCTATTGCAGCAGACAGATACATCACTATCTTCTACGCTTTGCGGTACCATAATATCATGACACTAAGAAGGGCCTTGGTTATCCTGGCAATCATTTGGACATTCTGTGCAGGCAGTAGCATTGCCATTGCCCTCTTCTCCTATGAAGCAGCAACAGTCATTCCCTTCACCATCCTGTTCCCTTTAATGATGTTTTTTATACTGTGCCTCTATGTCCATATGTTCCTCCTGGCTCGATCTCATGCTAAAAAGATCGCCTCACTGCCAACCAGCACAGTCCATCAGAGAACTAACATGAAAGGAGCCATTACATTGACTATTTTCCTTGgagttttcctttgctgttgGGCCCCCTTTGTTCTTCACATCCTCTTAGCAAGGTTTTGCCCCCATAACCCTTACTGTGCCTGCTACATGTCCATTTTCCATGTAAATGGGACACTCATAATGTGCAACGCAATCATCGACCCAATGATTTTTGCATTCCGAAGCCCAGAATTACGGAGTACATTTAAGAAGATGTTCTGCTGTGCCAGATCAAACTGGAACTGGTAA